A part of Aegilops tauschii subsp. strangulata cultivar AL8/78 chromosome 2, Aet v6.0, whole genome shotgun sequence genomic DNA contains:
- the LOC120974728 gene encoding uncharacterized protein produces MDGKKKVPPPRPVTVAKKKMPVSDWLACGWALLSACAIALGHYHRLFCSQATLIVRCGSVELTGKKAIYFSALWIGALCCAASQAAAAALALLLPRRHRWVSREDLAFLAVVLNSAGHCMYNGSVYILRRGDYFTVASLWFWVGDIISSLLLQGEE; encoded by the exons ATGGACGGCAAGAAGAAGGTGCCTCCTCCGCGGCCTGTGACGGTGGCCAAGAAGAAGATGCCAGTTTCTGACTGGCTGGCCTGCGGTTGGGCGCTCCTCAGCGCCTGCGCCATCGCCTTGGGCCACTACCACCGCCTCTTCTGCAGCCAG GCCACGTTGATTGTGCGGTGCGGGTCCGTTGAGCTGACGGGCAAGAAGGCCATCTACTTCAGCGCCCTCTGGATCGGGGCCCTATGCTGCGCCGCGTCccaggcggccgcggcggcgctgGCGTTGCTGCTCCCACGCCGCCACCGCTGGGTCAGCCGTGAAGACCTGGCCTTCCTCGCGGTCGTGCTCAACAGCGCCGGCCACTGCATGTACAACGGCTCCGTCTACATCCTCCGCCGAGGAGACTACTTCACCGTGGCCTCGCTCTGGTTCTGGGTGGGCGACATCATCAGCTCCCTCCTCCTGCAAGGTGAGGAGTAG